A single Candidatus Thalassolituus haligoni DNA region contains:
- the gspE gene encoding type II secretion system ATPase GspE: MSSTLLQDQSADALDSAVASLVGQSSLLENGQNTPSTSLATRVPFGFAKRFGVLVEGAADGLKVVHRVPVSAEAIMEVQRFLSLPFRLEGVADDEFDRRLGLSYQTDSSEAMEMVEGLGDEMDLASLADSVPETEDLLEQDGDAPIIRLINALLTEAIKENASDIHVETYEKRLVVRFRVDGVLREVVQPKRALAALLVSRIKVMAKLDIAEKRVPQDGRIALRIGGREVDVRVSTMPSSHGERVVMRLLDKKAGRLSLSQLGMSERDLRTMRNIISRPHGIILVTGPTGSGKTTTLYGALSDLNDTSRNILTVEDPIEYSLPGIGQTQVNTKVEMTFAKGLRAILRQDPDVVMIGEIRDLETVEIAIQASLTGHLVLSTLHTNTAVGAVTRLQDMGVEPFLLSSSLVGVLAQRLVRVLCSDCKVAAIADASECELLGIPQDQAPEIFHAKGCDKCNQLGYRGRQGIYEIIEVDEGLKTLIHDRAGEQAMTLHARNLGPSINQDGIRKVLAGSTTIEELLRVAKG; this comes from the coding sequence ATGAGCTCTACCCTTTTACAAGATCAATCCGCAGACGCCCTAGACAGTGCAGTAGCGTCACTGGTCGGCCAGTCGTCACTCCTTGAAAACGGCCAGAATACACCATCTACCAGTCTGGCTACCCGTGTGCCCTTTGGCTTCGCCAAACGCTTTGGGGTGCTGGTTGAAGGGGCTGCCGATGGTCTCAAAGTGGTTCACCGGGTGCCAGTTAGTGCCGAGGCCATCATGGAGGTGCAGCGTTTTCTGTCGCTGCCATTCAGGCTCGAAGGCGTTGCCGATGATGAATTTGACCGTCGCCTGGGGCTTTCCTATCAAACCGACTCGTCCGAAGCCATGGAGATGGTCGAGGGGTTGGGTGATGAAATGGATCTTGCCAGCCTGGCTGACTCCGTTCCTGAAACGGAAGACTTGCTGGAGCAGGACGGCGACGCACCCATTATTCGGCTGATCAATGCCTTGCTGACCGAGGCCATCAAGGAAAATGCGTCGGATATTCACGTCGAAACCTATGAAAAGCGCCTGGTTGTGCGTTTTCGGGTTGATGGCGTATTACGTGAAGTTGTGCAGCCCAAGCGCGCCCTGGCAGCCTTGCTGGTCTCCCGTATCAAGGTCATGGCCAAACTGGATATCGCTGAAAAACGGGTGCCGCAGGATGGTCGTATCGCCTTGCGCATTGGTGGCCGAGAGGTCGATGTCCGGGTGTCGACCATGCCGTCCAGTCATGGTGAGCGGGTCGTCATGCGATTGCTCGACAAAAAGGCCGGTCGCCTCAGTCTCTCCCAGCTCGGTATGTCAGAACGCGATCTGCGCACCATGCGCAATATCATCAGTCGGCCTCACGGCATTATTCTGGTGACCGGCCCTACCGGGTCGGGTAAAACCACCACACTGTACGGCGCACTGAGTGATCTGAACGACACCAGCCGTAACATTCTGACGGTTGAAGACCCGATTGAATACAGCCTGCCGGGGATTGGTCAGACCCAGGTCAACACCAAGGTCGAAATGACCTTCGCCAAGGGCTTGCGGGCTATTTTGCGGCAGGATCCAGACGTCGTCATGATTGGTGAGATTCGTGACCTTGAAACGGTCGAAATTGCCATTCAGGCATCCTTGACCGGCCACCTGGTATTGTCGACGCTACACACCAACACCGCCGTGGGTGCGGTAACCCGTTTGCAAGACATGGGCGTTGAGCCATTCTTGTTGTCATCCAGCCTGGTGGGTGTTCTTGCCCAGCGACTGGTGCGCGTGCTCTGCAGTGACTGCAAGGTGGCAGCCATCGCAGATGCCAGCGAATGTGAATTGCTGGGCATTCCCCAGGATCAGGCTCCGGAAATTTTCCACGCCAAAGGCTGTGACAAATGCAATCAATTGGGGTATCGCGGACGCCAGGGGATTTACGAAATTATTGAGGTGGATGAAGGCTTGAAAACCCTGATTCATGATCGGGCAGGGGAGCAGGCGATGACGTTACATGCCCGTAACCTTGGCCCCAGTATTAATCAGGATGGCATTCGCAAAGTGTTGGCTGGCAGCACCACCATCGAAGAGCTGCTGCGGGTTGCCAAGGGATAA
- the gspG gene encoding type II secretion system major pseudopilin GspG, whose product MQTRKRVQGFTLLEVMVVLAIIGSIMALVATNIIGSATDAQVKTTKSQMKLIEGALDMYKLDNFTYPTTEQGLEALVKKPSSSPEPKNYRSSGYLKGSKVPTDAWGNEFLYYLEKGQYEIVSLGADGQEGGEAEYADISYPE is encoded by the coding sequence ATGCAAACCCGCAAGCGCGTACAAGGTTTTACCCTGCTCGAAGTGATGGTGGTACTGGCCATCATTGGCAGCATCATGGCACTGGTCGCCACCAACATTATCGGTTCCGCGACGGATGCTCAGGTTAAAACCACCAAGAGCCAGATGAAGCTGATTGAGGGCGCTCTGGATATGTACAAGCTGGACAACTTCACCTACCCAACCACCGAACAAGGCCTGGAGGCATTGGTCAAGAAACCATCCTCTTCGCCGGAACCAAAGAACTACCGGAGCAGTGGTTACCTGAAAGGCAGCAAGGTGCCGACCGATGCCTGGGGTAATGAATTTTTGTATTACCTAGAGAAAGGTCAATACGAAATTGTCTCTCTGGGCGCGGATGGACAAGAAGGCGGTGAAGCAGAATACGCCGATATTTCTTATCCGGAATAA
- the gspF gene encoding type II secretion system inner membrane protein GspF yields MAAFLYQALDAKGKQLKGVIEADSARQVRQKLRDKGWMPLSVESTSVKQKSSAGGRGPGMSVPDLALLTRQLATLIGAGLPIDEALRALSEQTGKAKIKAMILAIRAKVLEGYTLAKALAEYPKAFPHLYRSTVSAGEHAGHLDGVLNRLADYTEARQSADQKIKLAAMYPLILSIVAIGIVVGLLTYVVPDIVDVFVKNGQELPALTQFMLDLSHLITDYGLYILIAVVAAVLLFGQAMRSPVFRGKFHAFMLAIPGIGGFAKDANTARFGSTLAILTSSGVPLVEAMRIASQVVENIPIQKALAEATVEVSEGGSLHKSLDHTGYFAPIMLHMIASGENSGELDAMLAKTAQQQETTLENTVSAMVKIFEPMMLLTMGAIVALIVAAIMMPILELQNMVR; encoded by the coding sequence ATGGCTGCATTTCTTTATCAGGCGCTCGATGCAAAGGGCAAGCAGCTTAAAGGCGTGATTGAGGCCGACAGCGCTCGGCAGGTGCGTCAGAAGCTGCGTGACAAGGGTTGGATGCCACTGTCGGTGGAATCAACCAGTGTCAAGCAGAAGAGCAGTGCCGGCGGACGAGGCCCCGGTATGTCGGTGCCGGATCTGGCATTATTGACGCGGCAGCTGGCAACCTTGATCGGTGCCGGATTACCCATTGATGAGGCGCTGAGAGCACTGTCCGAACAAACCGGCAAAGCCAAGATAAAGGCGATGATCCTGGCGATCAGAGCCAAGGTGCTGGAAGGCTACACCCTGGCCAAGGCATTGGCGGAATATCCCAAGGCGTTTCCGCATCTGTATCGATCAACGGTCAGTGCCGGCGAGCACGCCGGACATCTGGATGGCGTCTTGAATCGTCTGGCCGATTACACCGAAGCACGGCAGTCTGCCGATCAGAAGATCAAGCTGGCGGCGATGTATCCTCTTATTCTCAGTATTGTGGCGATTGGCATCGTTGTTGGCCTGCTGACGTACGTTGTCCCCGACATTGTTGATGTGTTTGTGAAAAATGGTCAGGAACTACCAGCACTAACGCAATTTATGCTCGACCTCAGTCATCTGATTACCGATTACGGCCTGTATATTCTGATTGCCGTTGTTGCCGCCGTGCTCTTGTTTGGCCAGGCCATGCGAAGTCCGGTATTTCGGGGGAAGTTTCATGCTTTTATGTTGGCAATACCCGGCATAGGTGGTTTTGCCAAGGATGCCAATACCGCACGATTTGGCAGTACGTTGGCGATTCTGACCAGTTCCGGTGTGCCACTGGTTGAAGCCATGCGTATCGCCAGCCAGGTGGTTGAAAACATACCAATCCAGAAAGCATTGGCCGAAGCTACAGTAGAAGTCAGCGAAGGTGGCAGTCTGCACAAGTCGCTGGATCACACCGGCTACTTTGCCCCGATCATGCTGCACATGATTGCCAGCGGTGAAAACAGTGGTGAGCTTGATGCCATGTTGGCAAAAACCGCCCAGCAGCAGGAAACTACGCTGGAAAATACAGTCTCAGCGATGGTCAAAATTTTTGAGCCCATGATGCTGCTGACCATGGGGGCGATTGTTGCCCTGATTGTTGCCGCTATCATGATGCCCATTCTTGAATTGCAAAATATGGTTCGTTAG
- a CDS encoding UDP-glucose/GDP-mannose dehydrogenase family protein, with protein sequence MEIVVIGAGYIGLVTAACFAEMGNRVHCVDPRSEVIQQLNNGLVTVAEPGLERIVLDNYRAGRLLFGTNLGPAVANAAVCFLAIGNPGESEGVADAAEIIAQAAQLADWLQGYTLIATKSTVPVGTTEKIRDVMTARLADRDGVSFDMVANPEFMKEGSAIDDFMSPDRIIVGLDCDRARTLMEELYQGFSRNRDKMLYMGIRDAEMTKFAATAMLATRISFMNEMATLSEYLGVDIEQVRKGIGSDSRIGYSFIYPGCGYGGSCFPRDVRTLIGMARENGFEATLLDAVEARNQAQKRRLFEKLAERFGEDMQGKTIAVWGLAFKPGTADMHESSAIALINQLVTAGAQVRAYDPMCNELARQHFPSQYFTDGVLELANHQYDAVVDADALVLVTEWKPFRQPDFIVIKKLLRQPVIIDGRNQYDPQVLLAQGFDYSGVGRNVG encoded by the coding sequence GTGGAAATTGTCGTTATTGGTGCTGGCTATATTGGATTGGTCACTGCTGCCTGTTTTGCCGAGATGGGTAACCGGGTGCATTGTGTCGATCCGAGATCAGAGGTCATCCAGCAGCTGAATAATGGTCTGGTGACTGTTGCTGAACCAGGCCTGGAACGTATCGTTCTCGATAATTACCGGGCTGGCCGACTGTTGTTTGGTACCAACCTCGGCCCGGCTGTAGCAAATGCTGCCGTGTGTTTTCTGGCCATTGGTAATCCGGGTGAGAGTGAAGGCGTTGCCGATGCTGCCGAGATTATTGCGCAAGCGGCACAGCTGGCTGATTGGCTGCAGGGTTATACGCTGATTGCCACAAAATCCACCGTCCCTGTTGGTACCACTGAAAAGATACGCGATGTCATGACAGCCCGTCTTGCCGATAGGGACGGCGTATCGTTTGACATGGTCGCCAATCCTGAATTTATGAAAGAAGGCAGTGCCATCGACGACTTTATGAGTCCGGATCGTATCATTGTGGGTCTTGATTGTGATCGCGCCCGTACCTTGATGGAAGAGCTGTACCAGGGGTTCTCTCGCAACCGTGACAAAATGCTCTACATGGGTATTCGCGATGCCGAAATGACCAAGTTTGCCGCTACGGCAATGTTGGCCACCCGGATTTCCTTTATGAATGAAATGGCGACGCTTTCCGAGTATCTCGGTGTGGATATCGAGCAGGTTCGCAAGGGTATCGGCTCGGACAGCCGGATAGGGTACTCGTTTATCTATCCGGGCTGTGGCTATGGTGGTTCCTGTTTCCCTCGCGACGTTCGCACGCTGATTGGTATGGCTCGGGAAAACGGCTTTGAAGCGACCCTGTTGGACGCGGTAGAAGCCCGTAACCAGGCGCAAAAGCGACGTCTGTTCGAAAAGCTGGCTGAGCGGTTTGGCGAGGACATGCAGGGTAAAACGATTGCCGTCTGGGGTTTGGCCTTCAAGCCCGGAACGGCCGACATGCATGAATCCAGTGCCATTGCCCTGATTAATCAGCTGGTTACTGCCGGTGCACAGGTGCGCGCCTATGATCCAATGTGTAATGAACTGGCTCGACAGCACTTTCCATCGCAATATTTTACCGATGGAGTGTTAGAGCTGGCGAACCATCAGTATGATGCAGTGGTCGATGCTGATGCATTGGTGCTGGTCACCGAATGGAAACCTTTTCGACAACCAGACTTCATCGTTATCAAGAAGCTGCTCCGGCAGCCAGTTATTATTGACGGTCGCAATCAGTATGATCCCCAGGTGCTTCTGGCCCAGGGATTTGATTACTCAGGTGTTGGCCGCAACGTTGGATAA
- the gspH gene encoding type II secretion system minor pseudopilin GspH, producing the protein MTSPRQIVYPLRLRRQSSGFTLLELMVVLVIIGGLLSLVNLNASDTQIQDETGRFATTLVIEMNLYREEAAYRNLDLGLAMDRDELILLSWQDVRQQANKGTLSVEELSEIAKNPWQAYSSASLGAPEVPEGMTMTLEVDDAEVDFEALLDNDNGPLPALQFLSSEEYTAFDLTIGHDADSRFAFVIHGDGFNPVWKELVRYEH; encoded by the coding sequence GTGACATCTCCCCGTCAGATCGTGTATCCACTCAGGTTGCGGCGTCAGTCGAGCGGATTTACCCTGCTTGAATTGATGGTTGTGCTGGTGATCATCGGTGGCCTGTTATCGTTGGTGAATCTGAATGCCAGCGACACCCAGATCCAGGATGAAACCGGGCGCTTTGCCACCACGCTGGTGATTGAGATGAATCTTTACCGGGAAGAAGCGGCCTATCGCAATCTTGACCTTGGTCTGGCAATGGATCGGGACGAGTTGATATTGCTGTCGTGGCAAGATGTTCGCCAGCAGGCCAACAAGGGCACTCTGTCAGTTGAAGAACTCAGCGAGATCGCCAAAAATCCCTGGCAGGCTTACTCCAGTGCTTCCCTGGGGGCACCCGAAGTGCCTGAAGGTATGACGATGACACTGGAGGTTGACGATGCCGAAGTCGACTTTGAAGCGTTGCTGGACAACGACAACGGTCCATTACCCGCCTTGCAGTTTCTATCATCCGAAGAATATACCGCGTTTGACCTGACCATCGGTCATGACGCTGACAGTCGCTTTGCCTTTGTCATTCATGGTGATGGATTTAATCCGGTCTGGAAGGAGCTGGTGCGTTATGAGCATTAA
- the gspI gene encoding type II secretion system minor pseudopilin GspI has translation MSINSRSGAGGFTLLEVMIALTIFASIAIVISGTTSQAANTLLTLENKTMASWVAENRLTEMRLSHSLPKTGSTRDSVKMVNREWITLTKVEKTDFPAVVRVTVSVSLDNDPDYSLVNLTTVMGEHG, from the coding sequence ATGAGCATTAACTCCAGATCAGGAGCGGGTGGTTTTACGCTGCTGGAAGTAATGATTGCACTGACCATTTTTGCCTCCATCGCCATTGTGATCAGTGGCACCACCAGCCAGGCCGCCAATACGCTGCTGACGCTGGAAAACAAAACGATGGCGTCCTGGGTCGCCGAAAATCGCCTCACCGAGATGCGTCTTAGTCATAGCCTGCCAAAAACAGGCTCCACCCGGGATTCCGTCAAAATGGTCAACCGTGAGTGGATTACTCTGACCAAGGTGGAAAAAACCGATTTTCCCGCTGTCGTGCGCGTGACTGTATCGGTGTCACTGGACAATGACCCTGATTATTCGCTTGTTAACCTCACTACGGTGATGGGTGAGCACGGATGA